The segment GCTTTTGGTCCTCGATGCCGATGTAAAGATAGCGGGGCCAAAAGGCGAACGCCAGGTTCACCTTGATGATTTTTATCTGGGGGCGGGCCGGGTGGATCTCGGGCCGGGTGAATTGGTAACGGGCTTTCATCTACCCGCTTTCGGGCAGAATACCGGTTCCGCCTACATCAAGCATACCCGCAGACAGGCCATGGATCTTCCCATGGTCGGGATTGCCGTGCGTGTAACCATCAAGATCGGCGGCAGTGAGATCGGCTGCAAAGATGCCTTCTGCACCATTGACAGCATCTCGAATATACTTAAGCGTCTGGAAGACGAGGAACTGCGCTGTGAAGAGGTGCGGATCGCCATGGGCGTGGTGGCGCCGCGACCGGTACGCGCCCGGAAAGCGGAGGCGGCGCTCCAGGGGAAGGTCATATCGGAAGCGCTCTTCGAGCAGATAGGCGAAATAGCGGCCACAGAGGCGCAGCCGCGAGACAGCGTCCGGGGAGAGGCAAGGTACCGGCGGGAAATGGTCAAAGTGCTTACGAAAAGGGCCATTCTGACTGCCGTGGACCGCGTACTCAGACCCGATGACATGATACATCCGGACAGATTGTGGTGAGAGGATAAAAAAATGAAGCGAGAAATGACGTTTAAGCTCAATAACGAAGAGCGCAAGGTAGAAGTTGATCCCGCGTGGACGCTGCTTTATGTGCTGCGGGACGTCCTGGAACTCATGGGTACGAAAGAAGGCTGCGGATATGGAGAGTGCGGCGCCTGTACGGTCATTATTGACGGCCAGTCCGTGAACTCATGCCTCTATCCGATTCTGGAAGCTGAGGGCCGGACCGTGACGACAATAGAAGGGCTGGGGGCGGCCAGCGGTGAACTACACCCGCTCCAGCAGGCCTTTGTCAATGAAGGCGCCGTCCAGTGCGGATTCTGTACGGCGGGGATGATCATGTCGGCCAAGGCGCTCATAGATGAGAAAGTAAAGCCGACGGAAGACGACATCAAGGAGAGCATTGCCGGCAATTTGTGTCGCTGCACCGGCTATGTGCAGATTATTGATGCTATAAAAACCGTTGCCGGTGGGGGGCGAACATGAGCGATCTGACTATGGTAGGGAAAAAAATCACCAAAAGGGACGCCCCTTTGAAAGTCACGGGGGGCGCCACGTACATCCAGGACCTGAAAATTCCGGGCATGCTCTACGGCGGGATTCTCTACAGCAAATACGCCCACGCGAAAATACTGAAACTTGACACCGCCAAGGCGGAGCGTCTCCCCGGCGTGGTGGCCGTCATCACGGCCGCCGATGTGCCCAATAATTTCAGAATTGGCATTATGAAAGACAATCCGCCGCTGAAGACGGGCCGGGTTCGCTCCACGCGCGATGAGATCGCTGCGGTGGCGGCTGTGAGCGCCGAGATTGCCGCGGCAGCCCTGGAGCTCATAGAAGTCGAGTATGAGGAGCTGCCGGGGATTTTCGATCCTTTGGAAGCGATGCAGGAGGGAGCCCCGCTCGTCCACGAGGAGATGAAGTCCAATATCCTGAAGATGCCCTGGAAGCTCATCTGCGGCGATGTGGAGGCGGCGAAAAAGGAGTCCGCTCATGTCGTTTCCGATACCTTCCGCACCCAGTGGGTGACGCACTGCTGCCTCGGAACGAGCGGCTGCATTGCCGTACTCGATATGAGCAACAACCTCACCATGTACAGCAACACGCAGATCCCGTCACTGGCCCAGAACGACTACTTTGAAGCGCTCGCAACCTTCGGATTCAAAGGCCGGCGGGTTCGGGTCATTCAGTGCGCCATCGGCGGCGGTTTCGGCAGCAAGCTGGATACCTATGCCTATGAATATATTGCCATTCTGCTCGCCATGAAGACGAGAAAGCCCGTCAAGTTAGTTTTCTCCCGGGAGGAGGAATTTTTTGCCACCTCGCCGCGGCAGTGTACGATTACGAAGATATCCCAGGGCTGCGACAAGGACGGCAGGCTCACCTTCCGGGAAATGGAGATGGTCCTCGATAACGGCGCCTACACGTCCTGGGGGGCGACGACGCCCTCGGTCATGATGATGCCCATCTCGTCGCTCTACAAGGTGCCGAACATAAAATACGTGGCCAAGTGCGTATATACAAACAACACCTATAGTCAGGCCATGCGGGGTTACGGCAACCCCCAGGCCACCTTTGCCATTGAATCATCGCTCGACCAGTTAGCCGAGAAGGCGGGTATTGACCCCTATGAGCTGCGTTTCCGCAATGCCAACGAACCGGGAGAGCTGACACCGCAGAATTTTAAAGTCACCTCCTGCGGGATGAAGGAGTGCATGGCTGAAGTCGCCCAGAGGCTCGACTGGAAGGGCAAAAAGGGAAACGGCAAGGGCCGCGGCGTCGGGATGGCTTCGCTCATCCATGTGGGCGGCGGCGCCCGGGTATATAAGTCCGACGGTTGCGGGACGATCATCAAAATGGATGACCACGGCAAGGTTGATGTCCTGACCGGGGCGACGGAAATCGGGCAAGGATCGGAGACGGTCCTGGCGCAGATCGTGGCGGAAGTGCTCGGCGTAGCCATTGACGATATCAACGTTATCAATAACGATACGGACGTCTGTCCCTGGGACGTGGGAGCTCATGCGAGCCGGTCCACCTTTGTGGCCGGGAATTCGGCTTTGGGCGCGGCACAGAAGATCAGGAAGCAGATGCTGGCAGTGGCGGCCAAGAATCTGGGTGTAGACCCGGCAGCCCTGGACATAAAAAACGGCGTCGTCTTTTCCACGCAGGATAAGGAAAAGAGCATACCCCTGTCCAAGGTGCTCAGAAAGGTCCATTATGCTCCCGGCGGAAACATGTTCACGGCGGAAAATTTTTACGATCCGCCCAACGAGAATTTCGACAAGGATTTTAAGGGCAACCTTTCCGTCGCCTACGCCTACGGCGTTCATGGGGTGGAGGTAGAAGTGGACCGGGAAACCGGACAGGTTAAAATACTCAATTATATCGCGGCCCACGATGTCGGTAAGGCTATTAATCCCATGCTGCTGGAAGGCCAGATATACGGCGGCGGGCTAATGGGGATCGGCTACGCCCTCGGCGAGACCATGATCTATGAAAAGGGGCGCCTGAAGAACGGTAACTTCTTAGACTACAAGATGCCTACCGCCAAAGATGTACCGCCGGTTCAGGCCGTTATCGTGGAGACGGACGAGCAGGCCGGGCCCTTCGGGGCCAAAGGCATCGGGGAACCGGGGCTGGTGCCCACGGCGCCGGCAATTGCCAACGCCATTTATGATGCCGTCGGCGTCCGGATCAGGGACCTGCCGATTACTCCGGAGAAGGTGCTCCGGGCCCTGCAGGAAAAGGCGCAGGCCGACGCAACAAGGAGTGGTACATGAAGCTTCCATCTTTTGAGTACCTGGAACCGGCCACCGTCAAGGAAGCCTTAGCGATGCTCGATACTTACCAGGACAGGGTGGCAATAATCGCCGGCGGGACGGAGTTGGTCAATCGCCTGAGGTTGCGGCTCATCAGCCCCGACTACGTCATGAATATCAAAAAATTGCGGGATTTGGAGGGCATCGGCGCACGGGAACAGTCAGTTGTCATTGGCGCCAATGTCACTATCAAGGAAATCAGCGCATCATCTCTTTTTCGAGAGAAATACCAGGCCATTGCGGAGGCTGCCTCACAGGTGGCCGCCCCGCCGCTGGCTCAGATGGGGACGGTCGGGGGAAATATCCTGCAGAATACGCGGTGCCTGCTCTACAACCAGTCCGGGATAGTGTTGAAGGGACTGGCCGTATGCCACAAAAGGGGCGGCGCGACCTGTCTGGCCGTCAAGGGCAGCAAGCGCTGTTTCAGCGTCTATCAGGGCGATATGGCGCCGGCGCTCATGGCTTTTGATGCCCAATGCGTCCTTGCCAAGAGCGGCTCCCAACGCACCATTCCCCTCCGGGAGCTTTTCACCGGACAGGGCACAAAACCTTTCTCCATAGAAAACAACGAGCTGCTCACGGGGATCATCGTCCCGCAACAAAGCGGCGCCTACGGTTCTGCGTACCGGAAACTCCGGCTCAGGGGCAGCATTGATTACCCCCTGGCATCGGCGGCCGCGCTTTTAGCGATCGGCAGTGACAGGAAAATTGCCGTCAGCCGTCTCGTCATCGGCGCCGCCGGTTGCGCGCCGAAGGTTGTCGAGCGGGCCTCGGCAATGCTGCTCGGGAAATTGCCCGAGGAGGCGGATTTCAAAGCCGCCTCCGATCTGGCCTATGGGCTGTCGGAAGGTGTGGACAATCTCGCCCTGCCCGGTGATTACCGGCGGAAAATGGTACGGGTGCTCTCGCAAAGGGCCCTCGCGGGAGCCTGTACCGATATGAAGAGGGGGGAGTGAAATGAAGGAGATGAAGCGATATTCCCTGACCCTGACGGTGAATAATGAAGCCCATAAGGTGACGACGTCGCCGAACCGCACCCTGCTCGAAGTGCTGCGCGATGACCTCCATCTCACGGGCGCCAAAGAGAGTTGCGGCGAAGGCGCCTGCGGGTCCTGTACGGTGCTGGTGGACGGGCAGCCCGTGCGCTCCTGCCTGACACTGGCCGTGGCTATGGAAGGCAAAAAGATTACCACCATCGAAGGGCTGGCCCAGGGGGGTAAGCTGCACCCGGTCCAGGCCGCCTTCGTAGAGCAACACGCAATCCAGTGCGGCTTCTGCAGCCCCGGGATGATTCTTACCTCCCAGGCGCTCCTGAACAATAACCCTAACCCTGCGGAAGGCGAGATCCGCCGCGCCATATCGGGCAATGTCTGCCGGTGCACCGGCTATGCCAAGATCGTCAAAGCCGTCCAGTCGCTGGCCGGGGAGTGGAGGTAGGCTACATGGAAAAATATACCCTGCTCGGAAAAGATATGAAACGGATTGATACGGCCGCCAAGGCCACCGGAGAGGCCATCTTCTCGGCGGATATCTCCCTGCCCAGGATGCTGGTCGGCAAGGTGCTCCGCTCGCCCCATCCCCATGCGCGGATTCTGGCGATTGACACGTCAAAGGCCGAAAAACTGCCGGGAGTCAAGGCGGTTATCACGGCCAAGGATATGTGCGGCGATAAATGGGGGGTGTTCAGATACACCCAGGACCAGCAGTTTCTCCCCACCGAGAAGGTCCGCTATGTGGGCGAAGAAGTAGCGGCGGTCGCCGCCGACGATGAAGATACGGCTCTGCAGGCCCTGGCGCTCATTGACGTTGAATATGAACTCCTTCCGGCCGTCTTCACCATCAAGGATGCAATGGCCGCCGGAGCGCCGCAGCTCCACGATGCCTATGCCAATAATATCAATGTGGAGGTAAAGATTGATGTCGGAGACATTGAAAAAGGCTTCAGCGAATCCTTCTTAGTCAGGGAAGATACGTTCAGCGCCCCGGAGGATACCTATTGCCAGACTGAGCCCTATGCGGTCGCGGCCCAGTTTGACCGGGCGGGCAACCTCGAAATATGGATGCCCAACGCCGGCCCTCACATGAAGTCCAAGCCACTGGCGAACGTCCTGAAAATTCCCCTGAACAAGGTAAGGGTACGCAAAATCGCAATCGGCGGCGCCTTCGGAGGCCGGTCGGAAATATCGCCCGCCGATGTGATCTGCGCCTTCCTGGCGCGGAAAGCCCACCGGCCCGTCAAGATTGTTTACACGCGGGAAGAAAATACCGTAGCCACGCGGCAAGCCCACGCCTTGGTGACGAAAATTAAAACCGGCGTGGACCGGGAAGGGAAGGTCCTGGCGCGGGATATCACCTGTTATATGGACGGCGGCGCCTACAGCTCCACGGGCCCCATCGCCGTCTCCGTCCCATTTCTCTGCCTGGAACAGGCCTACCGGATGGACAACGTCCGCTACACGGGCTACCGGATCCTGACCAACAAACCGATTCGGGGCATGTACCGCGTTCATGGCCGGGCCTTTTCCTGCGGTATTGATGTGCAGTTAGACGAGATGGGCGCAGAGCTGGGTATTGACCCGCTCTCGATGCGTCTGCGGAATGCCCGTCAGGCCGGGGACTATACCCCGACCAAGTCCTACGTGGCCAGTTGCGGTATGACGGAGGCGATCGTCAAAGCGGCGGAGAAGTCGGGCTGGAAAGACAAGTTCGGCAAGCTTCCCCCCTGGCACGGCATCGGCATCGGCTGCAACTCTGTGCAGACAGGGTTCCCTATGGGAATCAGGGGGGGCTCCCAGGCCTTCATCAAATTGAACGAAGATGGCGGGATTACGGTCATCACGGGGATCGTTGATAACGGTCAGGGCAACGACAACATGGTGGTCCAGATTGCCGCCGAGGAGCTCGGGCTTAGCCCCGAAGATGTTCAGCTCATCAGCGCCGATACGGAAGTGACCCCGAGCGACCCCGGCTCCTATTCCATGTGCGAGACCTTCGTCGGCGGCAATGCGGTGCGGCTGGCGGCGCAGGATGTGAAAAAGAAGCTCTTCCGGATTGTGGCCGGCGAGCTGGGTGTGGGTGAAGATGACCTTACCGCCCGGGACAGGAAAATCTTTGTGACCACCAATCCCGCAAAATCGCTGAACATTGACAAGGCCGTGCGGATTGCCCTGAGCCGCAACGAATCAATCAGCGGTGAAGGTTCCTACTGGCCGGCGGTTGATTCCAAGCGCGAATGGGTGAAAAACCCCTACGGTCAGCTTTCGGAGGCCTTTTCCTTTGGCGCCGTTATAGTGGAGGTGAAGGTGGACCCGGAAACAGGGCAGGTGGAGGTGCTGGAGGCAACAGCCGCCCAGGATGTGGGCTTCGCCCTGAACCCGCCAATCATCGAGGGGCAGTTCGAAGGCGGTGTCGCCATGGGCGGTCAGGGAGGAATGTTGACCGAATTCCTGCAATGGCACGAGGGGCGGGTGCTAAACCCCAGCCAGCTCGGCTACTTAGTGCCGCTGGCGATAGATATGCCGCCGATCAACAACATCATTGTGGAAACCATTGATCCCAAAGGGCCTTACGGGGCCAAGGAAGCAGGCATGTCCGTTGCCATGAGCGCGGCGCAGGCCTACTGCGGCGCCATCAGCAATGCGGTGGGGGTCTATTTCCACGATTATCCCATCACGCCGGACAAGATCGTGCAGGCCATCGAGGAGAAAAAAGCGGCGGGAAGGTGAAACCCTCATGACGGTACGCCGTCACAAAGGACAAAGAAAATCTCCCCTAACCCCTCTTTGCCAAAGAGGGGAATCCTGAAGTCCCCCTTCAGCAAAGGGGCACAACTTACTTCCCCCTTTAGCAAAGGGGGATTGAGGGGGATTTGAAATGTGTTTCACGGATGAAAGGGTGCAGAGATGAAAATCGAGAAGGTTGATCACATTTGCTTTGCCGTAAAGGACCTGGAAGCGACCAAAAAAGTCTACAAGGACGATCTGAATCTGGAGCCGGCTTTTGAGTATGTTGCCGCTTCGGAAAAGATAAAAGTGGCGCGGTATTTAATCGGCGAGGTGGCCGTGGAGCTTATGGAATCAACGGCGCCGGACGGCGAGGTTGCCAAATTCATCCATACCAAAGGCGAAGGCGTCTTCCTAATATCCTATAAGGTAGATAATCTTTCCCAGGCCATGCATGAGCTCCAGGAAAAACATGTCAGACTGATTGACAGCAAGCCCAGAGAACTCTTCGGGACCAAGTATGCCTTCGTCCACCACCCCGATAAACTCAGCGGGGTGCTGACCGAACTTATTGAAGGCGAATTCGATATCAACAAAAAATAATTATCAGACTTACTAAGGAGGTTCAAGAATGCGGGTATTGGTAATGGGCGGTTTGGGCGGCATGGGTCAGGGAGTCTCCCGTGACCTGATCAAGCAGGATAAGATCGAGAAAGTCATTCTCGGTGATATAAATACGGATCCGAGCAGAATGCAGGATAAGTTGCGGGCCAGTGATAAGATATCGCTCATTAAAATTGATGTCAACGATCACCAGGGCATGGTCAGCGAGATCAAGGCGGCCGACGTGGTCATCAACTGCGCGGGACCATTCTACAAGACGGCCGTGGCGGTGGCCAGGGCGGCGGTGGAGGCAAAGGTCAACTATATAGATATTTGCGATGACTATGAGGCGGCAGAGATCCTTTTTGCTTCCGATATTGACGGCGCGGCCAGGGCGGCCGGGATCACCGTCCTTACCGGTATGGGATCGGACCCGGGGACCAACAACGTCATCGTGCAGTGGTTTGCCAACAAACTCGATCGCGTGAACGAGATCGCCCTGTTTTGGGTGGTGAGCATCGCCGAGCTCGCCGGCGCCGCCTGGGATCACAGCCTCCACATGACCATCGGTCAGATTCCCCAGTATATAGATGGCAAGCTGGTGCATGTAGAAGGCGGCACGGGCATAGAGACCACCACTTTTCTCGAACCGCTTGGCACCTGCCAGGTTTGCTATGTGGGCCATCCCCAGCCGCTCACCATGCCCCGCTACATAAAAGGGGTGAAGCAGGTCGTCATCAAAGGCGCGCTCATCCCCGGCTGGGTGGACAAGCTCATCAAGGAGCAGAAAGATACAGGCTTCCTCAGTAAGGAGCCGTTAGATGTGAAGGGGACAAAAGTTACCCCCTACGATCTGACTTTAAAGCTTTGGGAGGCCATTCCCAATAACAGAGACCGGGGGCCCCAGTCTTCAGGCCTGAAAGTGATCGTCAAGGGAGAGAGAGGCGGCAACCAGATTACCTACACGGCCGACATGGCGGGCCGGATGGCGCCCGGAACAGGGCTGCCCGCCTCTATCGCCGCTCTCATGCTCGATGCCGGCGACGTTACGGTCAAGGGTGTGGTCGCCCCGGAAGGCTGCATTGATCCGGAAAAATTCCTCACGGCATTGCTGCAAAGAGGCGCCAGAATACATCAAACGGAAACGATCACATCTATGCTGACAATTTAGCCTGAGCCAGGCATTTAGAAAGGGACATTTCATGAAAACCATTGAGAAACTGAATATAACGAAGAGCCAGGAACTTTTTGCCGAGGCAACAAAATTAGTTCCCGGCGGCGTCCTGGGCGCCCGGAAGCCCAGCGATTTTATCGAGGGAGAATATCCGATTTTCCTGGAATCGGGCCAAGGCAGCAGGCTAACGGACGTGGACGGGAATGAATATATTGATTTCCTCTGCGGCTATGGGCCGATTATCCTGGGTTATCGGGAGCAAGAGGTTGATGAAGCCGTTATCAGGCAAATAACCGACAAAGGCTTCTGCTTCACCCTGACCCAGCGTTATCAGAATCAGCTCGCAAAGAAACTGCGCGAAATCGTCCCCTGTTCAGAAATGAGCATTTTTTTAAAGACCGGTTCCGATGCCACTACGGCCAGCGTCCGCATAGCGAGGGCCTACACTAACCGGATGAAGGTCATGCGCTGCGGCTACCACGGCTGGCATGACTGGTGCGTGGAGATGAAGGGGGGCATTCCGGAAAAATTCTACGAGGATGTCTATGAATTCCGCTACAACAATCTTGCTCAGATCGAGGAATTGATGGCTATACATGGCGATCAGACGGCGGCCATCGTGATGACTCCGTTTGGCCATCCCAACCATCAAAAGATGGCCGAACCCAAGCCCGGGTTCCTGGAAGGGGTTCGAGAGCTCGCTAACAGGTATGGCGCGGTATTGGTCTTTGACGAGGTCCGCACGGGCTTCCGGCTTGCCATGGGTGGAGCGCAGGAACTTTATAAAGTCACACCCGACCTCGTGGTGCTGGGCAAGGGAATGGCCAACGGCTATGCCATCAGTGTCGTCACCGGGAAAACCGATGTAATGATGGCCGCAGCCCAGAAGCTTTTTATCTCTTCCACCTTCTTTCCGAACAGCGATGGCTACGTTGCCGCTATAAAAACCATTGAAATATTGGAACGTGACAACGTCCTGGCCAAGATATGGGAAAAGGGCGGCCGTTTAATGAAAAGAATCCAGGCCATCATTGACAAATACGACGTCGGCGCGGAATTGACCGGGGTGGCGCCCATGTTTTATATAACCTTCAAAAAGGATGAAACGGATACCCATCGCGCCAGACGCGATGATTTTTACACCCAGCTTATCCGCCGGGGCATCTTCTTGCACCCGCACCATCATGGCTATATTTCTTACCGGCACACGGAGGAAGACCTGAACACAACGGTTCAGGCCATAGATGAGGCGATGGCCTACGTAAAGGACAAATATCTGAAAAAACCCTGACCTGCCTTCCTCAAACAGTCCGGAAGTTGAGTTAGAGAGAATTTATCAATGAAAACCGATCTATTCTACTATACGGGCACCGGCAATTCGCTCTGGACAACCAGGATGCTGGCAAAGGAGATGAGCGGGGCAGAGATCGTTCCGATATCGAGCACTACTGGGAATCCGATCGTGAGTGGGGCCGAAGCGATCGGGATCATCTTCCCCGTCCACATCTGGGGGCTGCCGCGCAGAGTAATTGCTTTTGTAGACGCGCTGGAGAAAAAAGGGTCCCGGTACTATTTTGCCGTCGCCGTCAACGCGGGTCAGGTCGCAGCCACATTGATTCAACTTTCGAAACGGATGCAGGCACGGGGATTATCCCTTTCCGCCGGATACGAACTGGTAATGCCGTCCAACTATATTCCCTGGGGCGGCCCTGGGCCGGAAGAGGAACAAATCCGTCAGATCGAGGGGGCACGAAGCAAGATCAGCCGGATCGCCGCCGGCTGCGCGGCCAGAGAGAAGCGACCGGTAGAGAAAGGCCCCTTGTGGCAGAACATCTTGTTTACCGGACTTAACCGGCTCTCCTTTTCCCGTGTTCCCACAATGGACCGAAGCTTTTGGGCCGACGAAAGGTGCAACGGCTGCGGCATCTGCAAGGCGATCTGCCCATCCGGAAACAGCGCCCTGCCAGGTGACAGACCCGCCTGGCTGCACCACTGTGAACAGTGCCTCGCCTGCATCCAGTGGTGTCCGCAGGAGGCGATCCAGTTCGGCAAGAAAACTCCCCGCTACAAGCGCTACCACCATCCGGAGATAATCTTGCGGGACATGCTCGCCGTTACGCCGATGCGATAATCGCCGAAAGTCTGCCCCAAGGTAGGATAAACATGAAAAACCTTCTGGCCCCCATCAGCGCAATCTGTATATGCTCCATTTTCATCGGCTGTAGTCAGGAAAGTCTCATCTTCTACCCAGAAATCCTGCCACCAGGCTACTCTTTTACCTTTTCCGGGCCATTTGAAGAAGTGACCGTGCCCGTGGATGCGGCAACCTTGCATGCACTCCTCTTCAAGGTAAAAAATCCCCGCGGGGTCGTTCTTTATTGGCACGGCAATGCCGGTAGTCTTAGTTCCTGGGGCGCCGTGGCCACGGATTTCACTTCCAGGGGCTATGATGTCATGATTCCGGACTACCGCGGCTTCGGCAAGAGCAGCGGGAAGATCACGAGTGAAAAACAGTTGCTTGACGACGGCCTGGCCGTCTATCGCCTACTGACAAAAACCTGGCCGGAAAACCGGATTATTGTCTATGGAAGATCGCTTGGAACGGGTGTCGCTACCTACGTTGCCCAATCGGGGAAGCCCCGGATGCTCATTATGGAATCGCCTTTCCTGAGCCTTATAGATCTGGCATCCTATCATTACCCGTACCTGCCCCGACTGATCTTGTCCAAGTTTCTTAGATATCCGCTGAGAAACGACCACCGGATCGGTGAGGTCGCATGCCCTGTATATCTATTTCACGGAACAAGAGACGACATCATTCCTTTCGATCACAGTGTCCGGCTGGAGAAACTGGTCCGCACGTCGCGCCGCCTGATCCGGATCGAGGGGGGAGGTCACAACGATCTGAGCGATTTCGGTACATTTGACCGGGAACTGGGCCAGATTCTCCAGTAGCCGGTCCATTTATCCAGAGGAAAATTTATTGCAACCAGGACTTCAAATCCAAGTAGCTATTTTTTTGATCAAGGTATATTGCCGAGTACCAGATGAAATGTGGCACTTTTGGGGGATGAGCAGTGTTGAGCATGGCTTCCTGAAGTCAGTAAAACGTCAGTCTTGAAGAAAATGCTTGATTTCAATCGGTAATAAATGCTGCTGCTTTCTCAGCGAAGCTAATTTGAGGCGAGAAGTGTACCTTGATTGTGCTCAAATATGACCTGTTGCCGAGTGACTCGAACAAAAAGTGATCTGATTTCTCAAAAGGGCGGTCACCGATCCATCTTTCTTACCCTGTCGCATCGCCGGCCCCTGCTTTTTGATGCAAAATAGATAAAAAATATCCCTTGACAACCAAAAACGGCCACCCTACACTCCAGCTATCGAAAAGCAATGTCTTATCAATCAATCAAAAACATGGAGGTGTTTATGAGTGCGTTACTCCTTGCCCGTATCCAATTCGCCTTTACG is part of the Deltaproteobacteria bacterium genome and harbors:
- a CDS encoding (2Fe-2S)-binding protein, with translation MKREMTFKLNNEERKVEVDPAWTLLYVLRDVLELMGTKEGCGYGECGACTVIIDGQSVNSCLYPILEAEGRTVTTIEGLGAASGELHPLQQAFVNEGAVQCGFCTAGMIMSAKALIDEKVKPTEDDIKESIAGNLCRCTGYVQIIDAIKTVAGGGRT
- a CDS encoding VOC family protein, whose product is MKIEKVDHICFAVKDLEATKKVYKDDLNLEPAFEYVAASEKIKVARYLIGEVAVELMESTAPDGEVAKFIHTKGEGVFLISYKVDNLSQAMHELQEKHVRLIDSKPRELFGTKYAFVHHPDKLSGVLTELIEGEFDINKK
- a CDS encoding saccharopine dehydrogenase NADP-binding domain-containing protein, with protein sequence MRVLVMGGLGGMGQGVSRDLIKQDKIEKVILGDINTDPSRMQDKLRASDKISLIKIDVNDHQGMVSEIKAADVVINCAGPFYKTAVAVARAAVEAKVNYIDICDDYEAAEILFASDIDGAARAAGITVLTGMGSDPGTNNVIVQWFANKLDRVNEIALFWVVSIAELAGAAWDHSLHMTIGQIPQYIDGKLVHVEGGTGIETTTFLEPLGTCQVCYVGHPQPLTMPRYIKGVKQVVIKGALIPGWVDKLIKEQKDTGFLSKEPLDVKGTKVTPYDLTLKLWEAIPNNRDRGPQSSGLKVIVKGERGGNQITYTADMAGRMAPGTGLPASIAALMLDAGDVTVKGVVAPEGCIDPEKFLTALLQRGARIHQTETITSMLTI
- a CDS encoding FAD binding domain-containing protein, whose product is MKLPSFEYLEPATVKEALAMLDTYQDRVAIIAGGTELVNRLRLRLISPDYVMNIKKLRDLEGIGAREQSVVIGANVTIKEISASSLFREKYQAIAEAASQVAAPPLAQMGTVGGNILQNTRCLLYNQSGIVLKGLAVCHKRGGATCLAVKGSKRCFSVYQGDMAPALMAFDAQCVLAKSGSQRTIPLRELFTGQGTKPFSIENNELLTGIIVPQQSGAYGSAYRKLRLRGSIDYPLASAAALLAIGSDRKIAVSRLVIGAAGCAPKVVERASAMLLGKLPEEADFKAASDLAYGLSEGVDNLALPGDYRRKMVRVLSQRALAGACTDMKRGE
- a CDS encoding (2Fe-2S)-binding protein — its product is MKRYSLTLTVNNEAHKVTTSPNRTLLEVLRDDLHLTGAKESCGEGACGSCTVLVDGQPVRSCLTLAVAMEGKKITTIEGLAQGGKLHPVQAAFVEQHAIQCGFCSPGMILTSQALLNNNPNPAEGEIRRAISGNVCRCTGYAKIVKAVQSLAGEWR
- a CDS encoding FAD binding domain-containing protein, whose amino-acid sequence is MTHFEYHKPHTIKEAIALMGSLENAKFIAGGTDIMVLIRQKKIAPAHLVSLRNINDFAPISNSGAGEGLQIGGGVTFSDIVANEFIRERYSALTDAAGQVGSRQIRNVATVSGNICNAAPSADTACPLLVLDADVKIAGPKGERQVHLDDFYLGAGRVDLGPGELVTGFHLPAFGQNTGSAYIKHTRRQAMDLPMVGIAVRVTIKIGGSEIGCKDAFCTIDSISNILKRLEDEELRCEEVRIAMGVVAPRPVRARKAEAALQGKVISEALFEQIGEIAATEAQPRDSVRGEARYRREMVKVLTKRAILTAVDRVLRPDDMIHPDRLW
- a CDS encoding xanthine dehydrogenase family protein molybdopterin-binding subunit; its protein translation is MEKYTLLGKDMKRIDTAAKATGEAIFSADISLPRMLVGKVLRSPHPHARILAIDTSKAEKLPGVKAVITAKDMCGDKWGVFRYTQDQQFLPTEKVRYVGEEVAAVAADDEDTALQALALIDVEYELLPAVFTIKDAMAAGAPQLHDAYANNINVEVKIDVGDIEKGFSESFLVREDTFSAPEDTYCQTEPYAVAAQFDRAGNLEIWMPNAGPHMKSKPLANVLKIPLNKVRVRKIAIGGAFGGRSEISPADVICAFLARKAHRPVKIVYTREENTVATRQAHALVTKIKTGVDREGKVLARDITCYMDGGAYSSTGPIAVSVPFLCLEQAYRMDNVRYTGYRILTNKPIRGMYRVHGRAFSCGIDVQLDEMGAELGIDPLSMRLRNARQAGDYTPTKSYVASCGMTEAIVKAAEKSGWKDKFGKLPPWHGIGIGCNSVQTGFPMGIRGGSQAFIKLNEDGGITVITGIVDNGQGNDNMVVQIAAEELGLSPEDVQLISADTEVTPSDPGSYSMCETFVGGNAVRLAAQDVKKKLFRIVAGELGVGEDDLTARDRKIFVTTNPAKSLNIDKAVRIALSRNESISGEGSYWPAVDSKREWVKNPYGQLSEAFSFGAVIVEVKVDPETGQVEVLEATAAQDVGFALNPPIIEGQFEGGVAMGGQGGMLTEFLQWHEGRVLNPSQLGYLVPLAIDMPPINNIIVETIDPKGPYGAKEAGMSVAMSAAQAYCGAISNAVGVYFHDYPITPDKIVQAIEEKKAAGR
- a CDS encoding xanthine dehydrogenase family protein molybdopterin-binding subunit; its protein translation is MSDLTMVGKKITKRDAPLKVTGGATYIQDLKIPGMLYGGILYSKYAHAKILKLDTAKAERLPGVVAVITAADVPNNFRIGIMKDNPPLKTGRVRSTRDEIAAVAAVSAEIAAAALELIEVEYEELPGIFDPLEAMQEGAPLVHEEMKSNILKMPWKLICGDVEAAKKESAHVVSDTFRTQWVTHCCLGTSGCIAVLDMSNNLTMYSNTQIPSLAQNDYFEALATFGFKGRRVRVIQCAIGGGFGSKLDTYAYEYIAILLAMKTRKPVKLVFSREEEFFATSPRQCTITKISQGCDKDGRLTFREMEMVLDNGAYTSWGATTPSVMMMPISSLYKVPNIKYVAKCVYTNNTYSQAMRGYGNPQATFAIESSLDQLAEKAGIDPYELRFRNANEPGELTPQNFKVTSCGMKECMAEVAQRLDWKGKKGNGKGRGVGMASLIHVGGGARVYKSDGCGTIIKMDDHGKVDVLTGATEIGQGSETVLAQIVAEVLGVAIDDINVINNDTDVCPWDVGAHASRSTFVAGNSALGAAQKIRKQMLAVAAKNLGVDPAALDIKNGVVFSTQDKEKSIPLSKVLRKVHYAPGGNMFTAENFYDPPNENFDKDFKGNLSVAYAYGVHGVEVEVDRETGQVKILNYIAAHDVGKAINPMLLEGQIYGGGLMGIGYALGETMIYEKGRLKNGNFLDYKMPTAKDVPPVQAVIVETDEQAGPFGAKGIGEPGLVPTAPAIANAIYDAVGVRIRDLPITPEKVLRALQEKAQADATRSGT